CTCCTCCATCTGTTCCTGAAGTTTCTGCATCTGCTCCTGCAACTGTTTCATCGATTCCTCCAGCCCTTCCATGCTCGGAATATCATCGTCAAAATCGCCGTGATACAGCCCCTTCATTTTGGGCAGATAATGGAAATCGAAGTTGTCCAGACCCGGGACATCGGGAATGACGATATCAGGCATATCGAAGGAAAAAGCGGAGCGCTCGTCGATTTCGACCGCCATTTCCATATTCTTCTTTTCTCGCAGGACGCCGATAGTGGCTTTGTCTCCCTTATCTTTCTGGCGAATCGCTTTCTGGACGTCGGTCGGAGATTTTACCGGTTCGCCGTCAATGGAGACAATGACGTCACCGGCTTTGAGCCCGGCTTTCTGCGCGGGAGATTGATCGATGACCTCCGTGACCAGGGCTCCCTCGCCATCTTTCACGCCGAAATATTCACCGAGTTGGGCATTGAGACTTTCCAGATTGATTCCAATGTAGGAGTTGGAAAGAGAGGATTTGTCGTAATAGTAGGAGAAGCTTTTCTTATAAGGTTTGGGGGATTTGCTTTTCTCCAGCAGCGCCAGGGCGTCATCATCGTCACGAACGCCGATGGTGGCGGTGAGAGTAAGTTCTTTCCCTTTACGCAGGACTGTCATCTTGACCAGGTCCCCTTTCTGATACTTGCGAATCATTTCGGAAAGCTGGTCGGAGCCGGTCAGTTTGGTGCCATCAAGGCTGACAATGATATCCCCCTGTTTCAAACCGGCTTCGTCCGCCGGGGAATTATCAACGACATGATTAATAATGACGCCGTAATCGCTTTCCAGACGGAAGGCTTCTTTCAGGTCGGGGTCAACGGTCTGGGAGTAAACGCCGAGCCAGCCGTCGTCGGCGACACTCAGAACCGGAAAAGCCAGAAAAAGGGCTACTGTCAATAGCTTGGTCAATCGTCTCATATTTTCCTCCATTGTTTTCTTTTGCACGCAAATAGTTTTACGCAGGGTCAATAGAGGAGGTTCCGTCAAAAAATAGCGGTCGGCGTGGTGCCCGGGGCGTGCTCAAATTCTGAGCGGGATAAGACCTT
This window of the Candidatus Zixiibacteriota bacterium genome carries:
- a CDS encoding PDZ domain-containing protein: MRRLTKLLTVALFLAFPVLSVADDGWLGVYSQTVDPDLKEAFRLESDYGVIINHVVDNSPADEAGLKQGDIIVSLDGTKLTGSDQLSEMIRKYQKGDLVKMTVLRKGKELTLTATIGVRDDDDALALLEKSKSPKPYKKSFSYYYDKSSLSNSYIGINLESLNAQLGEYFGVKDGEGALVTEVIDQSPAQKAGLKAGDVIVSIDGEPVKSPTDVQKAIRQKDKGDKATIGVLREKKNMEMAVEIDERSAFSFDMPDIVIPDVPGLDNFDFHYLPKMKGLYHGDFDDDIPSMEGLEESMKQLQEQMQKLQEQMEEMRLKSEQKD